One genomic segment of Streptomyces sp. RerS4 includes these proteins:
- a CDS encoding DUF3068 domain-containing protein, producing the protein MRRRASLVLLALAVFCAALAPLLRWYAYPRLAKIPPEQYQEMVLEAKDATLLDYAGGMQPKKVDKVTIVQTLKGNVEASKEIEADAGKDVVVWDTLSYIIGPDGKMVSQIPERYIFDAHTQDPVHATGEMVDGDPVTREGIEFKWPFFTEPRDYLYFDAQTRTSSPIHYVGPRTYRGMEVYYFEQTVPWTKVPMPKKMPIEGIDPATIEQSTGTSLWYTVKAMFWVDPVTGAPVNAEQQIRQEMRGGIAAGGPDGKLTAFAGHVKMRPDYADHTFELVSANRTKVLALHTYAPAGSALVGLALLALALWLEARGRREKAGELTA; encoded by the coding sequence ATGAGACGCAGAGCGAGCCTCGTCCTGCTCGCCCTCGCCGTGTTCTGCGCGGCCCTGGCACCGCTGCTGCGCTGGTACGCGTACCCGAGGCTGGCGAAGATCCCGCCCGAGCAGTACCAGGAGATGGTCCTGGAGGCCAAGGACGCCACCCTCCTCGACTACGCGGGCGGCATGCAGCCGAAGAAGGTCGACAAGGTCACCATCGTCCAGACGCTCAAGGGCAACGTCGAGGCGTCGAAGGAGATCGAGGCCGACGCCGGCAAGGACGTCGTCGTCTGGGACACGCTGTCGTACATCATCGGGCCGGACGGCAAGATGGTCTCCCAGATCCCCGAGCGCTACATCTTCGACGCCCACACCCAGGACCCGGTGCACGCGACCGGCGAGATGGTCGACGGGGACCCGGTCACACGTGAGGGCATCGAGTTCAAGTGGCCCTTCTTCACCGAGCCGCGCGACTACCTCTACTTCGACGCCCAGACGCGCACCTCCTCGCCGATCCACTACGTCGGCCCGCGCACCTACCGGGGCATGGAGGTCTACTACTTCGAGCAGACCGTCCCCTGGACCAAGGTGCCCATGCCGAAGAAGATGCCGATCGAGGGCATCGACCCCGCGACGATCGAGCAGAGCACCGGCACCAGCCTCTGGTACACGGTCAAGGCGATGTTCTGGGTCGACCCGGTGACGGGGGCTCCCGTCAACGCCGAGCAGCAGATCCGGCAGGAGATGCGCGGCGGCATCGCGGCGGGCGGCCCCGACGGCAAGCTCACCGCCTTCGCCGGGCACGTGAAGATGCGGCCCGACTACGCCGACCACACCTTCGAGCTGGTCTCCGCGAACCGTACGAAGGTCCTCGCCCTGCACACCTACGCCCCCGCCGGCTCCGCCCTCGTCGGGCTGGCGCTCCTCGCGCTCGCCCTGTGGCTGGAGGCGCGCGGCCGACGCGAGAAGGCAGGGGAACTCACCGCCTGA
- a CDS encoding SPW_0924 family protein, whose protein sequence is MRALVAAAIGLAAALALVLAVTAVGVPEGKTSPKPLLTTAPPAPGK, encoded by the coding sequence ATGCGCGCACTCGTCGCCGCCGCCATCGGGCTGGCCGCCGCGCTGGCCCTCGTCCTCGCCGTCACGGCGGTCGGGGTGCCGGAGGGCAAGACCTCGCCCAAGCCACTGCTCACCACCGCGCCCCCCGCGCCCGGAAAGTAG
- a CDS encoding lytic transglycosylase domain-containing protein, with protein sequence MVEPVIEGAQGIPASVLAAYRRAEQRVGENDPGCGLRWQLLAAIGKVESGQARGGQVDTAGTTLRPILGPVLDGNGFANISDTDGGAYDGDTRHDRAVGPMQFIPSTWAAWGQDANGDGRRDPNNVHDAALAAGRYLCAGNRDLRVGADLDRAVLSYNQSAAYLRTVRSWFAYYLQGAHEVPDTGGSGTGPAAPAGRPTDPKPHPTPTPTPTPTPTPTPTPSPDPKPTPTPTPTPSPKPTPTPTPTPTPKPTPTTTPTPKPTPSGSPSPGVPTPSASPSASPTASPTASPTASPKTSPSRTTTPTPSPTPTPRP encoded by the coding sequence GTGGTGGAGCCGGTCATCGAGGGCGCGCAGGGCATACCCGCGAGCGTGCTCGCCGCGTACCGGCGGGCCGAGCAGCGGGTGGGGGAGAACGACCCGGGATGCGGCCTGCGTTGGCAGTTGCTCGCGGCGATCGGGAAGGTCGAGTCCGGCCAGGCGCGCGGCGGACAGGTGGACACCGCCGGGACGACGCTACGGCCCATCCTGGGGCCGGTCCTCGACGGCAACGGCTTCGCGAACATCTCCGACACCGACGGCGGCGCATACGACGGCGACACCCGCCACGACCGGGCCGTCGGGCCGATGCAGTTCATCCCGTCCACCTGGGCGGCGTGGGGGCAGGACGCGAACGGCGACGGCCGGCGCGACCCGAACAACGTCCACGACGCGGCCCTGGCCGCCGGCCGCTACCTGTGCGCCGGCAACCGTGATCTGCGCGTCGGGGCGGACCTGGACCGGGCGGTGCTCTCGTACAACCAGTCCGCCGCGTACCTGCGGACGGTGCGGTCCTGGTTCGCGTACTACCTCCAGGGCGCGCACGAGGTCCCGGACACCGGCGGCTCCGGCACGGGCCCCGCAGCGCCGGCCGGCCGCCCGACGGACCCGAAACCGCACCCGACGCCGACGCCGACGCCGACGCCGACGCCGACCCCCACGCCCACGCCCTCGCCGGACCCGAAGCCCACCCCGACGCCGACGCCGACGCCTTCCCCGAAGCCGACCCCCACGCCGACCCCGACCCCCACCCCGAAGCCGACCCCCACGACCACCCCCACCCCGAAGCCCACCCCGTCCGGCAGTCCGTCCCCGGGGGTCCCCACCCCGTCGGCCTCGCCGTCCGCGTCGCCCACCGCCTCACCGACGGCCTCACCGACGGCCTCGCCGAAGACGAGCCCGAGCCGCACGACCACCCCCACCCCCAGCCCCACCCCCACGCCGAGGCCCTGA
- a CDS encoding DUF4184 family protein, whose protein sequence is MPFTLSHAAAVLPAIRRSGRARGAWVASALVLGSFAPDTVFFVDAVVEGFMGYGHFTHSLTGVLTVDAVLTAVLAACWLLLREPLVALVPEAWRGRVHAFVRGEPWRRRKWPALALWFYLSAVAGSLTHVVWDSFTHHDRWGTDALPALGEPFALGLPLYSFLQYGTSALAACALVWFTVSALRRLPATPAPPSVPVLGRAESWGAALLVLGCVAVGVTLRVIRFFTFFDRIRTPFDIIPTVCFGAGGGLAVGLLLYGALVRLRHRPGRRTPGRPDVRTPTPVPTAGRGRA, encoded by the coding sequence ATGCCGTTCACACTCAGCCACGCGGCGGCCGTACTTCCGGCCATCCGCCGCAGCGGGCGGGCGCGAGGTGCGTGGGTCGCGTCGGCCCTGGTTCTCGGCTCGTTCGCGCCGGACACGGTCTTCTTCGTCGACGCCGTCGTCGAAGGCTTCATGGGCTACGGGCACTTCACGCATTCCCTGACGGGTGTGCTCACCGTCGACGCGGTCCTGACCGCCGTGCTCGCCGCGTGTTGGCTGCTGCTGCGCGAGCCGCTCGTCGCGCTCGTGCCCGAGGCCTGGCGGGGCCGGGTGCACGCCTTCGTGCGCGGTGAACCCTGGCGACGGCGGAAGTGGCCCGCGCTCGCACTGTGGTTCTACCTCTCGGCGGTGGCCGGCTCCCTGACCCACGTGGTGTGGGACAGCTTCACGCACCACGACCGCTGGGGCACCGACGCACTGCCCGCCCTCGGTGAGCCGTTCGCCCTCGGTCTGCCCCTCTACTCCTTCCTCCAGTACGGCACTTCGGCGCTCGCCGCCTGCGCCCTGGTGTGGTTTACGGTGAGCGCCCTGCGCCGGCTTCCGGCCACGCCCGCCCCGCCGTCCGTACCGGTCCTGGGCCGCGCGGAGTCGTGGGGTGCGGCCCTGCTGGTGTTGGGGTGTGTGGCGGTCGGGGTCACGCTGCGGGTGATCCGCTTCTTCACGTTCTTCGACCGGATCCGCACCCCGTTCGACATCATCCCGACCGTCTGTTTCGGCGCGGGCGGCGGCCTCGCCGTCGGACTGCTCCTCTACGGGGCCCTCGTACGGCTGCGCCACCGGCCGGGCCGCCGCACCCCCGGCCGGCCGGACGTGCGAACGCCGACGCCCGTCCCCACCGCCGGGCGGGGACGGGCGTAG
- the polA gene encoding DNA polymerase I — MAENASKKTDQTTAADRPRLMLMDGHSLAYRAFFALPAENFTTATGQPTNAIYGFASMLANTLRDEAPTHFAVAFDVSRKTWRSTEFPEYKANRSKTPDEFKGQVELIGELLDAMHVPRFAIDGFEADDVIATLATQAEALGFEVLIVTGDRDSFQLVSEHTTVLYPTKGVSELTRFTPEKVEEKYGLTPQQYPDFAALRGDPSDNLPGIPGVGEKTAAKWITQFGSFKELVERAEEVKGKAGQNFRDHLEAVKLNRVLTEMVKDVELEKSPADLTRLPYDRGAVTAVLDVLEIRNASLRERLLAVDPGAAEEQAPAPAAGVEIDGSALGAGELAPWLEAHAGGPLGVSTVDSWALGQGNVSEIALAAAGGAAAWFEPSALDEADEKAFAAWAADPGRPKVVHNAKGLMRVFPEHGWTLAGVTMDTALAAYLVKPGRRSFALDALSNEYLHRELAPPAADGQLAFGADESAEADALMAQARAVLDLGDAFTARLAEVGAVELLHEMELPTSELLARLERAGIAADRDHLEAMEQQFAGAVQQAVKEAHAAVGHEFNLGSPKQLQEVFFGELDLPKTKKTKTGYTTDADALAWLATQTDHELPVIMLRHREQAKLRVTVEGLVKSIAPDGRVHTSFSQIVAATGRLSSTDPNLQNVPVRTDEGRAIRRGFVVGEGYESLMTADYSQIELRVMAHLSEDEGLIEAFLSGEDLHTTVASHVFAVERSAVDAEMRRKIKAMSYGLAYGLSAFGLAQQLNIEPAEARGLMENFFLRFGGVRDYLQRVVEEARATGYTATVFGRRRYLPDLNSDNRQRREAAERMALNAPIQGTAADIVKVAMLRVDKALSEGGLRSRMLLQVHDEIVLEIAPGERERVEELVRREMGAAVELRAPLDVSVGVGPDWESAAH; from the coding sequence GTGGCAGAGAACGCATCGAAGAAGACCGACCAGACGACCGCAGCGGACCGCCCCCGCCTGATGCTCATGGACGGGCACTCCCTGGCGTACCGGGCGTTCTTCGCGCTGCCCGCGGAGAACTTCACGACCGCGACGGGCCAGCCGACGAACGCCATCTACGGCTTCGCGTCGATGCTGGCGAACACGCTGCGCGACGAGGCGCCCACGCATTTCGCGGTGGCGTTCGACGTGTCGCGCAAGACGTGGCGCTCGACGGAGTTCCCCGAGTACAAGGCGAACCGTTCCAAGACCCCCGACGAGTTCAAGGGGCAGGTCGAGCTGATCGGCGAGCTCCTCGACGCGATGCACGTGCCGCGCTTCGCGATCGACGGCTTCGAGGCCGACGACGTGATCGCGACGCTGGCGACGCAGGCCGAGGCCCTCGGCTTCGAGGTGCTGATCGTCACCGGCGACCGGGACTCCTTCCAGCTGGTCTCCGAGCACACCACCGTCCTCTACCCGACCAAGGGCGTCTCCGAGCTGACCCGCTTCACCCCGGAGAAGGTCGAGGAGAAGTACGGGCTGACCCCGCAGCAGTACCCGGACTTCGCGGCGCTGCGCGGTGACCCGTCCGACAACCTGCCGGGCATCCCGGGCGTCGGCGAGAAGACCGCCGCCAAGTGGATCACCCAGTTCGGGTCGTTCAAGGAGCTGGTGGAGCGCGCCGAGGAGGTCAAGGGCAAGGCCGGGCAGAACTTCCGGGACCACCTGGAGGCCGTCAAGCTCAACCGGGTCCTGACCGAGATGGTCAAGGACGTCGAGCTGGAGAAGTCCCCGGCCGACCTGACCCGGCTGCCGTACGACCGCGGTGCGGTCACCGCCGTGCTGGACGTGCTGGAGATCCGTAACGCCTCGCTGCGCGAGCGGCTGCTGGCCGTGGACCCGGGCGCGGCCGAGGAGCAGGCCCCGGCCCCGGCGGCCGGTGTGGAGATCGACGGTTCGGCGCTGGGCGCGGGCGAGCTGGCGCCGTGGCTCGAAGCGCACGCGGGCGGCCCCCTCGGGGTGTCCACCGTCGACAGCTGGGCCCTGGGCCAGGGCAACGTCAGCGAGATCGCGTTGGCCGCCGCCGGGGGCGCCGCCGCCTGGTTCGAGCCGTCCGCGTTGGACGAGGCCGACGAGAAGGCGTTCGCCGCCTGGGCCGCCGACCCGGGGCGGCCCAAGGTCGTGCACAACGCGAAGGGCCTGATGCGGGTCTTCCCCGAGCACGGCTGGACGCTGGCCGGCGTCACCATGGACACCGCCCTCGCCGCCTACCTGGTCAAGCCGGGCCGCCGCTCCTTCGCGCTGGACGCCCTGTCCAACGAGTACCTGCACCGCGAGCTGGCGCCCCCGGCCGCCGACGGTCAACTGGCCTTCGGCGCCGACGAGAGCGCCGAGGCCGACGCGCTGATGGCGCAGGCCCGCGCCGTCCTCGACCTGGGCGACGCGTTCACCGCCCGCCTCGCCGAGGTCGGCGCCGTGGAGCTGCTCCACGAGATGGAGCTGCCCACCTCCGAGCTGCTGGCCCGGCTGGAGCGGGCCGGCATCGCCGCCGACCGCGACCACCTCGAAGCCATGGAGCAGCAGTTCGCGGGCGCCGTGCAGCAGGCGGTGAAGGAGGCGCACGCGGCGGTCGGCCACGAGTTCAACCTCGGCTCGCCCAAGCAGCTCCAGGAGGTCTTCTTCGGGGAGCTGGACCTGCCCAAGACGAAGAAGACGAAGACCGGCTACACCACGGACGCCGACGCGCTGGCCTGGCTGGCCACGCAGACCGACCACGAACTGCCCGTGATCATGCTGCGCCACCGTGAGCAGGCCAAGCTGCGCGTCACCGTCGAGGGCCTGGTCAAGTCCATCGCCCCCGACGGCCGGGTGCACACCAGCTTCAGCCAGATCGTCGCCGCGACGGGCCGGCTGTCCTCCACCGACCCGAACCTGCAGAACGTGCCGGTGCGCACCGACGAGGGGCGTGCCATCCGGCGCGGGTTCGTCGTCGGCGAGGGCTACGAGTCCCTCATGACCGCCGACTACAGCCAGATCGAGCTGCGCGTCATGGCCCACCTCTCCGAGGACGAGGGTCTGATCGAGGCGTTCCTGTCGGGCGAGGACCTGCACACCACCGTCGCCTCCCACGTGTTCGCGGTGGAGCGCTCCGCGGTCGACGCCGAGATGCGCCGCAAGATCAAGGCCATGTCCTACGGTCTGGCGTACGGGCTGTCCGCGTTCGGTCTCGCCCAGCAGCTGAACATCGAGCCCGCCGAGGCGCGCGGCCTGATGGAGAACTTCTTCCTGCGGTTCGGCGGGGTGCGCGACTATCTCCAGCGGGTCGTCGAGGAAGCCCGCGCCACCGGCTACACGGCCACCGTCTTCGGCCGCCGCCGCTACCTGCCGGACCTCAACAGCGACAACCGTCAGCGCCGTGAGGCCGCCGAGCGGATGGCGCTGAACGCCCCGATCCAGGGCACCGCCGCCGACATCGTCAAGGTCGCCATGCTGCGGGTCGACAAGGCGCTGAGCGAGGGCGGGCTGCGCTCGCGCATGCTGCTCCAGGTGCACGACGAAATCGTGCTGGAGATCGCTCCCGGGGAGCGCGAGCGCGTCGAGGAGCTGGTGCGCCGCGAGATGGGTGCCGCCGTCGAGCTGCGGGCCCCGCTGGACGTGTCGGTGGGCGTCGGTCCCGACTGGGAGTCCGCCGCGCACTGA
- a CDS encoding FdhF/YdeP family oxidoreductase gives MATKPPAGDPVQDAPQVAPPQHAAAGLPAIGHTLKIAQQQMGLARTARTLLKVNQKDGFDCPGCAWPEGDKRHTAEFCENGAKAVAEEATLRRVTPEFFARHPLTDLAGRSGYWLGQQGRITQPMYLAEGSDRYEAVPWERAFEIIAEELRALASPDEALFYTSGRTSNEAAFLFQLFAREFGTNNLPDCSNMCHESSGSALNETIGIGKGSVSLEDLHQAELIIVAGQNPGTNHPRMLSALEKAKEAGARIISVNPLPEAGMERFKNPQTPLGMLKGTALNDLFLQIRIGGDQALFRLLNKLVIETEGAVDHDFVREHTHGYEELAAAVAATDWDETLRATGLTRPDIEAALAMILASKRTIVCWAMGLTQHKHSVATIREVVNLLLLRGDIGRPGAGVCPVRGHSNVQGDRTMGIFERPAPAFLDALDKEFGITSPRHHGYDVVRSIEALRDGKAKVLFAMGGNFVGATPDTAVTEAAIRRASLTVHVSTKLNRSHAVTGRRALILPTLGRTDKDVQASGIGKKGTVQFVTVEDSMGMVHASRGNLAPASPHLLSEPAIVARMARAVLGAGSKTPWEEFERNYATIRDRISRVVPGFEDFNARAARPEGFRLPHAPRDERRFPTKTGKANFTAAPVEYPKVPAGRLLLQTLRSHDQYNTTIYGLDDRYRGITGGRRVVLVNPEDAAELGLADGSYTDLVGEWKDGVERRAPGFRVVHYPTARGCAAAYYPETNVLVPLDSTADVSNTPASKSVVIRFEPA, from the coding sequence ATGGCCACCAAGCCGCCCGCAGGTGATCCCGTACAGGACGCGCCGCAGGTCGCGCCTCCCCAGCACGCCGCGGCCGGTCTGCCCGCCATCGGCCACACCCTGAAGATCGCCCAGCAGCAGATGGGCCTCGCCCGCACCGCCCGCACCCTCCTCAAGGTCAACCAGAAGGACGGCTTCGACTGCCCCGGCTGCGCCTGGCCCGAGGGCGACAAGCGGCACACGGCGGAGTTCTGCGAGAACGGCGCCAAGGCCGTCGCCGAGGAGGCGACCCTGCGCCGGGTCACCCCGGAGTTCTTCGCCCGGCACCCCCTGACCGACCTGGCCGGCCGCTCCGGCTACTGGCTCGGCCAGCAGGGCCGCATCACCCAGCCCATGTACCTCGCCGAAGGCTCCGACCGGTACGAGGCCGTCCCCTGGGAGCGGGCCTTCGAGATCATCGCCGAAGAGCTGCGCGCCCTCGCCTCCCCCGACGAGGCCCTCTTCTACACCTCGGGCCGCACCAGCAACGAGGCCGCGTTCCTCTTCCAGCTCTTCGCCCGCGAGTTCGGCACGAACAACCTGCCCGACTGCTCCAACATGTGCCACGAGTCCTCCGGCTCCGCGCTCAACGAGACCATCGGCATCGGCAAGGGCAGCGTCTCCCTCGAAGACCTCCACCAGGCCGAACTGATCATCGTCGCCGGACAGAACCCCGGCACCAACCACCCCCGCATGCTCTCCGCGCTGGAGAAGGCCAAGGAAGCCGGCGCGCGGATCATCTCGGTGAACCCGCTGCCCGAGGCCGGCATGGAGCGGTTCAAGAACCCGCAGACCCCCCTCGGCATGCTCAAGGGCACCGCCCTCAACGACCTCTTCCTCCAGATCCGCATCGGCGGCGACCAGGCCCTCTTCCGCCTCCTCAACAAACTCGTCATCGAGACCGAAGGCGCCGTCGACCACGACTTCGTCCGCGAGCACACCCACGGATACGAGGAACTCGCCGCCGCCGTGGCCGCGACCGACTGGGACGAGACCCTCAGGGCCACCGGCCTGACCCGCCCCGACATCGAAGCCGCCCTCGCGATGATCCTCGCCTCGAAGCGCACCATCGTCTGCTGGGCCATGGGCCTCACCCAGCACAAGCACTCCGTCGCCACCATCCGCGAAGTCGTCAACCTGCTCCTGCTGCGCGGCGACATCGGCCGCCCCGGCGCCGGCGTCTGCCCCGTCCGCGGCCACTCCAACGTCCAGGGCGACCGCACCATGGGCATCTTCGAACGCCCGGCCCCGGCCTTCCTCGACGCCCTGGACAAGGAATTCGGCATCACCTCGCCGCGCCACCACGGCTACGACGTCGTCCGCTCCATCGAGGCCCTGCGCGACGGCAAGGCCAAGGTCCTCTTCGCCATGGGCGGCAACTTCGTCGGCGCCACCCCCGACACCGCCGTCACCGAGGCCGCCATCCGCCGCGCCTCCCTGACCGTGCACGTCTCCACCAAGCTCAACCGCTCCCACGCGGTCACCGGCCGGCGCGCCCTGATCCTGCCCACCCTCGGCCGCACCGACAAGGACGTCCAAGCGTCGGGTATCGGCAAAAAGGGCACAGTGCAGTTCGTGACCGTCGAGGACTCCATGGGCATGGTCCACGCCTCGCGCGGCAACCTCGCCCCCGCCTCCCCGCACCTGCTCTCCGAGCCCGCCATCGTCGCCCGCATGGCGCGCGCCGTCCTCGGCGCCGGCTCGAAGACGCCGTGGGAGGAGTTCGAGCGGAACTACGCCACCATCCGTGACCGGATCTCCCGCGTGGTCCCCGGCTTCGAGGACTTCAACGCGCGCGCGGCCCGCCCCGAGGGCTTCCGCCTCCCCCACGCCCCGCGCGACGAGCGCCGCTTCCCCACCAAGACCGGCAAGGCCAACTTCACCGCCGCCCCCGTCGAATACCCCAAGGTCCCCGCCGGCCGGCTGCTCCTGCAGACCCTGCGCAGCCACGACCAGTACAACACCACGATCTACGGCCTCGACGACCGCTACCGCGGCATCACCGGCGGCCGCCGCGTCGTCCTGGTCAACCCCGAGGACGCGGCCGAGCTGGGCCTGGCCGACGGCTCGTACACCGACCTGGTCGGCGAGTGGAAGGACGGCGTGGAGCGGCGCGCCCCCGGCTTCCGCGTCGTGCACTACCCGACCGCGCGCGGCTGCGCGGCCGCGTACTACCCCGAGACGAACGTGCTGGTGCCCCTGGACTCCACCGCCGACGTCAGCAACACCCCCGCGAGCAAGTCCGTCGTCATCCGCTTCGAACCGGCCTGA
- a CDS encoding hotdog fold thioesterase has translation MGEQHAVKFPQEVLDEYAALGIDLPSLFSAGDLGERMEIRVLEASAERVVGTMPVKGNTQPYGLLHGGASAVLAETLGSIGAMMHGGIGKIAVGVDLNCTHHRGARSGIVTGVATPVHRGRSTATYEIVISDDQDRRVCSARLTCLLRETDGGQAATGA, from the coding sequence ATGGGCGAGCAGCACGCAGTGAAGTTCCCGCAAGAAGTCCTCGACGAGTACGCGGCCCTGGGCATCGACCTGCCCTCCCTCTTCTCGGCGGGCGACCTGGGCGAGCGGATGGAGATCCGCGTCCTGGAGGCCTCCGCCGAGCGGGTCGTGGGCACCATGCCGGTCAAGGGCAACACCCAGCCCTACGGACTGCTGCACGGCGGCGCCTCCGCCGTCCTGGCCGAAACCCTCGGCTCGATCGGCGCGATGATGCACGGCGGCATCGGCAAGATCGCCGTCGGCGTGGACCTCAACTGCACCCACCACCGCGGCGCCCGCTCCGGCATCGTCACCGGCGTCGCCACCCCCGTCCACCGCGGCCGCTCCACCGCCACCTACGAGATCGTGATCTCCGACGACCAGGACCGGCGCGTGTGCAGCGCCCGCCTGACCTGCCTGCTGCGCGAGACGGACGGCGGCCAGGCCGCCACCGGAGCCTGA
- a CDS encoding branched-chain amino acid ABC transporter substrate-binding protein has translation MRHRSLLVLTTVITTGALTLTACGSRDEAKSGDNSGGKKTVVVIGVDAPLTGSLSALGQGIKNSVDLAAKTANKNNEVPGIEFKVEALDDQAVPASGQANATKLVGNKDVLGVVGPLNSGVAQQMQGVFASANLAQVSPANTNPALSQGDNWGKGEFKRPFPTYFRTAATDVVQGKFAAQYLFKDAGKKKVFVVDDKQTYGAGLAAIFSDEFKKLGGEVVGTDHVTVKETDFSSTADKVKSTGADSVYFGGQYPEGGLLADQIKKTGANVPLMGGDGIQDPAFITASGEANEGDLSTSIGYPVEKLPTAKTFIADYQAGGYKDPYAAYGGYSYDAGWAVIQAVKAVVNANSGKLPADARAKVVEALAKVSFEGVTGKVAFDQYGDTTNKQLTVYKVEGGKWIDVKSDTFNQ, from the coding sequence GTGCGACACCGTTCTTTGCTCGTCCTCACCACCGTGATCACCACGGGAGCACTGACCCTCACCGCCTGCGGATCGCGCGATGAGGCGAAGTCCGGGGACAACTCCGGCGGCAAGAAGACCGTCGTCGTCATCGGCGTGGACGCTCCCCTCACTGGCTCGCTCTCCGCCCTCGGCCAGGGCATCAAGAACTCCGTCGACCTCGCGGCCAAAACGGCCAACAAGAACAACGAGGTCCCCGGCATCGAGTTCAAGGTCGAAGCCCTCGACGACCAGGCGGTCCCCGCCTCCGGTCAGGCCAACGCCACCAAGCTCGTCGGCAACAAGGACGTCCTCGGCGTCGTCGGCCCGCTGAACTCCGGCGTGGCCCAGCAGATGCAGGGCGTCTTCGCCTCGGCGAACCTCGCGCAGGTCTCCCCGGCCAACACCAACCCCGCGCTCAGCCAGGGCGACAACTGGGGCAAGGGCGAATTCAAGCGCCCTTTCCCCACCTACTTCCGCACCGCCGCCACCGACGTGGTCCAGGGCAAGTTCGCCGCCCAGTACCTCTTCAAGGACGCCGGCAAGAAGAAGGTCTTCGTCGTCGACGACAAGCAGACCTACGGCGCCGGCCTGGCCGCGATCTTCTCCGACGAGTTCAAGAAGCTCGGCGGCGAGGTCGTCGGCACCGACCACGTCACCGTGAAGGAGACCGACTTCTCCTCCACCGCCGACAAGGTCAAGAGCACGGGCGCCGACTCCGTCTACTTCGGCGGCCAGTACCCCGAGGGCGGCCTGCTCGCCGACCAGATCAAGAAGACGGGCGCCAACGTCCCGCTCATGGGCGGCGACGGCATCCAGGACCCCGCCTTCATCACCGCCTCCGGCGAGGCCAACGAGGGCGACCTCTCCACCTCCATCGGCTACCCCGTCGAGAAGCTCCCCACCGCCAAGACCTTCATCGCCGACTACCAGGCCGGCGGCTACAAGGACCCGTACGCCGCTTACGGTGGCTACTCCTACGACGCCGGCTGGGCCGTCATCCAGGCCGTCAAGGCCGTCGTCAACGCCAACAGCGGCAAGCTCCCGGCCGACGCCCGCGCCAAGGTCGTCGAGGCCCTCGCCAAGGTCTCCTTCGAAGGCGTGACCGGCAAGGTCGCCTTCGACCAGTACGGCGACACCACCAACAAGCAGCTCACGGTCTACAAGGTCGAGGGCGGCAAGTGGATCGACGTCAAGAGCGACACCTTCAACCAGTAA
- a CDS encoding branched-chain amino acid ABC transporter permease, translating to MHELPQQLANGLALGALYGLIAIGYTMVYGIVQLINFAHGEIFMIGGFGALTAYAILPTGTSLLVAIPVMIVGGALASVLVATAAERFAYRPLRSAPRLAPLITAIGLSIALQQLVWQFYPDAKKAVSFPEFKGAAFKITDSLAIQRADLFVLILAPLCMLALGVFVSKSRSGRAMQATAQDPDTAKLMGINTDRIIVMAFAIGAAFAAVAAVAYGLDKGQINFEMGFILGLKAFTAAVLGGIGNIYGAMVGGVVLGLAEALSIAYIEEIPGMQQLGGGAWSNVWAFVLLIVVLLVRPQGLLGERVADRA from the coding sequence GTGCACGAACTGCCGCAACAGCTGGCCAACGGCCTTGCCCTCGGTGCCCTTTATGGCCTCATCGCCATCGGGTACACCATGGTCTACGGCATCGTCCAGCTCATCAACTTCGCCCACGGCGAGATCTTCATGATCGGCGGCTTCGGCGCGCTCACCGCCTACGCCATCCTCCCGACCGGCACCTCCCTACTGGTCGCGATACCCGTCATGATCGTCGGAGGCGCGCTCGCCTCGGTCCTCGTCGCCACCGCGGCCGAACGCTTCGCCTACCGCCCCCTGCGCAGCGCACCACGGCTCGCCCCGCTCATCACCGCAATCGGCCTCTCGATCGCGCTCCAGCAGCTCGTCTGGCAGTTCTACCCGGACGCCAAGAAGGCAGTCAGCTTCCCCGAGTTCAAGGGAGCCGCCTTCAAGATCACCGACAGCCTGGCCATCCAGCGCGCGGACCTCTTCGTCCTCATCCTCGCCCCGCTCTGCATGCTCGCCCTCGGCGTCTTCGTCTCCAAGAGCCGCAGCGGCCGCGCCATGCAGGCCACCGCGCAGGACCCCGACACCGCGAAGCTGATGGGCATCAACACCGACCGCATCATCGTCATGGCCTTCGCCATCGGTGCCGCGTTCGCCGCCGTCGCCGCCGTCGCCTACGGCCTCGACAAGGGCCAGATCAACTTCGAGATGGGCTTCATCCTCGGGCTGAAGGCCTTCACCGCCGCCGTCCTCGGCGGCATCGGCAACATCTACGGCGCCATGGTCGGCGGCGTCGTCCTCGGCCTCGCCGAGGCCCTCTCGATCGCGTACATCGAAGAGATCCCCGGCATGCAGCAGCTCGGCGGTGGAGCCTGGTCCAACGTCTGGGCGTTCGTACTCCTCATCGTCGTCCTCCTCGTGCGGCCCCAAGGCCTGCTCGGCGAGCGCGTCGCGGATCGGGCGTGA